A genomic window from Bacillota bacterium includes:
- the cotE gene encoding outer spore coat protein CotE: MGNMSGVGVGGATTQSFKEIITKAVYGRGEGTAHGVVTFPHLADVKKVLGATATEFRVGDVSIDNTGGDVVASVNGQFNVHVWYMCGEDTAVAKQVVSATVEIPVKPMGREQYNGLSVRVWVVKQPECGTATISAVKDSVEVEVDATLAAELTGETKLKVALLPPAGLEPVSSDRAVERGSAKPRPTGSPPNPRGPAPQPSPPPLDWDDEVPKSTDHDD, from the coding sequence GCCACGACACAGAGTTTCAAGGAGATCATTACGAAGGCGGTTTACGGCCGGGGCGAGGGAACGGCTCACGGGGTAGTGACCTTTCCACACCTGGCTGACGTCAAGAAAGTGCTCGGCGCCACCGCAACCGAGTTCCGCGTGGGCGACGTGTCCATAGACAACACCGGGGGTGACGTGGTCGCGTCGGTCAACGGACAGTTCAACGTGCACGTGTGGTACATGTGCGGCGAGGACACCGCAGTCGCGAAGCAGGTGGTGTCGGCCACGGTCGAGATCCCGGTCAAGCCCATGGGCAGGGAGCAGTATAACGGCCTGTCCGTGCGTGTGTGGGTCGTGAAACAACCGGAATGCGGCACAGCCACGATCAGCGCGGTGAAAGACAGCGTGGAAGTGGAAGTCGATGCCACCCTCGCCGCCGAGCTGACCGGAGAGACCAAACTCAAGGTCGCGCTGTTGCCACCGGCGGGCCTGGAGCCGGTGAGTTCGGACCGCGCGGTGGAACGCGGGTCCGCGAAACCCAGGCCCACGGGTTCACCGCCAAACCCGCGCGGGCCGGCGCCGCAGCCCTCGCCGCCACCGCTGGACTGGGACGACGAGGTACCGAAGAGTACGGACCACGATGACTGA
- a CDS encoding amphi-Trp domain-containing protein yields MKWTDEYVGSKSDLIQYLKAFVGQVNSNTLSVQAQPVSVPDGTEITFKVKYNEDEEEGQLSIKVSWSKVPEE; encoded by the coding sequence GTGAAGTGGACCGATGAATACGTGGGGAGTAAGTCGGACCTTATCCAATACCTGAAGGCGTTCGTGGGACAGGTGAACAGCAACACGCTCTCCGTGCAGGCACAGCCGGTATCGGTTCCGGACGGCACAGAGATTACCTTCAAAGTGAAGTACAACGAGGATGAAGAGGAAGGCCAGCTCTCCATCAAGGTGTCCTGGTCGAAGGTACCGGAAGAGTAA
- a CDS encoding glycosyltransferase family 4 protein: protein MKVALVCTEKLPVPPVKGGAIQLYIDGVLPYLSNKHDLTVFGIEDPSLPGREAGPYAEFVRLPAGSTTEYLSEIARALESTPSDIVHVFNRPKWVPALNHASPESTWLLNVHNEMFNSGKISRTDAENCIALVRGIATVSDFIKRSITALYPEAASKCRVVYSGVDTLLYRPAWESEQAAARRREVRSRLGLEDPWVLLFVGRLTDKKGAHIVLKAMHEIRRLHPRIALVVVGSRWYGGNTSDDYVRYLDREAAKLGKSVVFTGFVPPSEVPAYYAAADAFVCASQWTEPLSRTIYEAMASGLPVITTSRGGNAEIIRGTGAGLIVDDYTNPGEFAHHVSYLYSNPAHAERMGRTGRQLAEGWYGWERVAADLDEMYRWAAPAKRPGRAAVGITV from the coding sequence TTGAAAGTCGCGCTGGTCTGCACCGAGAAGCTGCCGGTCCCGCCCGTTAAGGGCGGGGCAATCCAGCTGTATATAGACGGGGTGCTCCCGTACCTCTCGAACAAGCACGACCTCACGGTTTTCGGGATCGAGGACCCATCGCTTCCCGGCAGGGAGGCCGGGCCATACGCCGAGTTCGTACGCCTCCCCGCAGGCAGCACTACGGAATACCTTTCCGAAATAGCGAGGGCGCTGGAGTCCACGCCGTCCGACATCGTACACGTTTTCAACAGGCCGAAATGGGTCCCGGCGCTCAACCATGCGTCGCCCGAATCAACATGGCTGCTCAACGTGCACAACGAGATGTTCAACAGCGGTAAGATAAGCCGCACCGACGCCGAGAACTGCATCGCCCTGGTACGCGGGATAGCCACCGTGAGCGACTTCATCAAGAGATCCATCACGGCGCTCTATCCCGAGGCAGCCTCGAAATGCCGGGTCGTGTATTCGGGGGTAGACACTCTCCTTTACCGGCCCGCGTGGGAATCGGAGCAGGCGGCGGCCCGGCGGCGTGAGGTAAGGTCGAGACTCGGCCTGGAGGACCCCTGGGTCCTCCTGTTCGTCGGCAGGCTCACCGACAAGAAGGGCGCCCACATCGTGCTCAAGGCGATGCACGAGATTCGCCGGCTCCACCCCCGCATAGCGCTGGTCGTGGTGGGCAGCAGGTGGTACGGCGGAAATACGAGCGACGACTATGTGCGCTACCTCGACCGAGAGGCCGCCAAACTGGGCAAATCCGTAGTTTTCACGGGTTTCGTTCCGCCGTCCGAGGTGCCCGCCTACTACGCGGCGGCGGACGCGTTCGTCTGCGCGTCGCAATGGACCGAGCCTCTATCGAGGACCATATACGAGGCCATGGCGTCGGGGTTGCCCGTGATCACCACGTCGAGGGGCGGGAACGCTGAGATTATCCGCGGGACGGGCGCCGGCCTCATAGTAGACGACTACACGAACCCCGGCGAGTTCGCCCACCACGTATCCTACCTCTACAGCAACCCCGCCCACGCGGAAAGGATGGGCCGGACCGGTCGACAGCTCGCAGAGGGCTGGTACGGCTGGGAGCGGGTGGCCGCCGACCTCGACGAGATGTACCGGTGGGCGGCCCCGGCTAAACGGCCAGGCCGCGCGGCGGTGGGGATAACCGTATGA
- a CDS encoding UDP-glucose/GDP-mannose dehydrogenase family protein gives MNVAVIGCGYVGLTTGAALAWMGHRVYCADRDPSVVGLLNDGKIHLYEPDLDRLVSSAAGAGRLRFTTSTAEAIVGAEVALVCAGTPSSPDGSADLSQVKDAYECIARAPGPRRGALVVATKSTVPPGTCSSLAARYGSYGMRICSNPEFLREGTAVRDALHPDRVVIGSDDPVSTQVLCELYMSLGRPLFVVSPIEAELIKYAANSFLAARISFINEFAELCEAVGADVTRVAAAAGADPRIGASFMQAGIGFGGPCLPKDLKALVSAGRDHGVAMDILEQVERRNSRQRARAVERIARALGGLEGRIVAVWGVTFKPGAGDTRESPPVDVARVIMESGASVRFYDPAVETPVPGIEGAVCCDSPYEAVRGAHALALLTEWDEFRWVDWGLVRRLMEGDFVFDGRNALSPAVVRAMGFEYAGVGRRTGGTEFRHVHPGTP, from the coding sequence ATGAACGTGGCGGTGATCGGGTGCGGGTACGTCGGGCTTACGACGGGCGCCGCCCTCGCCTGGATGGGGCACCGCGTCTACTGCGCCGACAGAGACCCCTCCGTCGTGGGGCTGCTCAACGACGGGAAAATACACTTGTACGAGCCGGACCTCGACAGGCTGGTGTCGTCGGCGGCCGGAGCCGGCAGGCTTCGTTTCACAACATCCACCGCAGAGGCCATCGTGGGGGCCGAGGTGGCGCTCGTGTGCGCCGGCACTCCCTCGTCCCCTGACGGTTCGGCGGACCTGTCCCAGGTGAAAGACGCATACGAATGCATCGCGCGGGCGCCGGGTCCACGGCGAGGCGCGCTCGTGGTGGCGACAAAGAGCACTGTGCCACCGGGAACGTGTTCATCGTTGGCGGCCAGGTACGGGTCCTACGGGATGCGGATCTGCTCCAACCCGGAGTTCCTCAGGGAGGGAACGGCCGTCCGTGACGCCCTGCACCCCGACCGCGTGGTCATCGGCTCCGATGACCCGGTTTCTACCCAGGTGTTATGTGAGCTGTATATGTCGCTGGGGCGCCCGTTGTTTGTCGTCTCTCCCATCGAGGCGGAACTGATCAAGTACGCCGCCAACTCCTTCCTTGCCGCCAGGATATCGTTCATTAACGAATTCGCGGAGTTGTGCGAGGCCGTCGGGGCGGACGTTACCAGGGTGGCGGCCGCGGCCGGCGCGGACCCGCGCATCGGAGCCTCGTTCATGCAGGCGGGGATCGGGTTTGGGGGGCCGTGTCTCCCGAAGGACCTGAAGGCTCTCGTGTCCGCCGGCAGGGACCACGGGGTGGCAATGGACATTCTCGAACAGGTAGAGAGGCGAAACTCCAGGCAGCGCGCCAGGGCGGTCGAACGGATAGCGCGCGCGCTGGGCGGGCTCGAAGGCAGGATCGTTGCGGTCTGGGGAGTGACGTTCAAGCCGGGCGCGGGCGATACGAGGGAATCACCGCCCGTGGACGTCGCGCGGGTCATTATGGAGTCAGGGGCGTCGGTCAGGTTCTACGACCCGGCAGTCGAGACCCCCGTCCCCGGCATTGAGGGCGCCGTGTGCTGCGATAGCCCGTATGAGGCAGTCCGCGGCGCGCACGCGCTGGCGTTGCTTACCGAGTGGGACGAGTTTCGCTGGGTCGATTGGGGCCTCGTCAGGCGCCTGATGGAGGGCGACTTCGTGTTTGACGGGAGAAACGCCCTGTCCCCCGCCGTCGTGCGGGCAATGGGGTTTGAGTATGCCGGCGTTGGCCGGCGAACCGGAGGTACTGAATTCCGCCATGTCCATCCCGGAACGCCTTGA